AAGATTTAGTTTCGACTATTGTTAATGGTGTTTTTCAAATTATAGGTACAGTGTCAACTCAACCTTGGGTTAATGTGTTAGGTCAAGTTGCTGGTGCTATTATTCAAGCAATGCCTAATCAATGGTATACTAATAATGATGATTATGTAGATTCTTTTTATACAATTGAAAAGAATAAATCATATTCAAATTACTATGGAGCTAGAGGAAATGCAAAAGTTAATTTATCTCCATTCTTTGTAGCTTCAAATTAAAGTGTCTTTTGAAAAATAAAGATCATTTTGTGTTTTTATATCTAAATTACCCCTGAGAAATCAGGGGTAATTTTATGTTATCCTAAAAATCCCAATTAATAAAAGGAAAACCTTTCCCGTTAATTTTGTTCCACAAGCCAATCTGAATTCCGTTGAATCTTTTTGCATTATTGAATAATCCAATTTGAATTCCTGTTCCGTATTCAATAATGTCATTTTGAAAAGAGATTTGTATTCCATTAAAATCTTTTGCCGTATTAGACCATGGTCCGCCAATCATAATTCCATTTCCTTGTACTACACCGTTTCCTCCAAAAGCAGCAATGATGCCGTTAGCGTTTTCAATTTGATTTGACAGTATGGATACTGAAATTCCATTCATCTTGTTTAAGTTATTTGTGATAACTGTGCCAGATACACCATGTACATCCATTTTTATTAAAGATCCTGTGCTGAAATTTATACCGTAGGTTTTATGAGTAGAGTTTCCTTGTGATGGTTTGCCTCCGAAAATATGCAAAAGGGATATAGGTGAGGCAGCAATTCTAACACCGAATGTCCTGCTGTAGGTAGTTTGATATTCTAAATCTGACGGGTATAATCCTACAGAAACCCCGTATATATCAGTGTTATCTGAGTGATGTGTCCATAATAGAGGTCTAATTTTTCTTTTTTGACTATGTGAAATACAGAAGCAAAGTAATGTTGAGATTAAAATTATTCTTTTCATTTTGATTTTGTTTTTAAATTCAATTCAAAATTATTGTGATAATTGTGTTTTGACTTGTGTAATACACAGTTTTAAATTTTTATTTTTGTGAAAATCACAAATAAATTTTATGTTTCAAGAAGTTTTAATTCAGGAAGTTGGGAAAAATATAAAAAAAGAAACTTCAATTATTGAAGCTGTCTCCACTGCCCTTGATATTAGTTATGATGCCGCACATCGGCGTACGAGTTTTAAGAGTAAGTTTTCATTAGATGAGAGTGTAAAATTGGCGCAGTATTTTAATATTTCTTTAGATAAGTTATTTGGAACGTCAACAGAAAAGTATGTGTCTGTAAGTAGAACAACTAGTATAAAGAATGAGTACGATTTACAGGAATATTTTGAAACTTCATATAATTCTCTTTTGCCTTTGCTTGATCGAAAAGATTGTGAAGTCTATTATTCTGCAAAAGATATTCCACTATTTTATACATTAAAAAATAATAAATTAAGCTCCTTTAAAATGTATGTGTGGTTAAAGTTGTTAGATAAAAATTTTAGAGCTTATAAATTTGAGGAGTTTGCTCCCAGATTATCCACATTACAATCAGCCCAGAAGTTAGGTGATTTATATAAGGATTTGAATACTTCAGAAATATGGGATATAACAACTATAAATAGTACGTTAAAACAAATTCATTTTTATTATAAAGCAGGACAGTTAAGTCTAAAGGATTCCTTGGAGTTATGTAAAGAGCTTAAAGAGTTGTTAGATGATATTTCTAAAAAAGTTGTCTCTAAAAAACATAAATTCAAATTATATCACAATGAATTGTTGTTAATGAGTAATAATGTTCTGATTATAACTCCTGAACAGCAATCTCTTTTCGTTCCATGCGCTATGTTGTCTTATTTAAATATAAGAGATAAAGGAACTTGTTTGGAAGCTAAACAGTATTTTGACAAACAATTTTATCATTCAAGACTTTTAAATACTGTAGGTGAAAAAGAGCAGAATCAATTCTACTATAAAATGATGCAAAAAATAGATGCTTTATGTGATTTGATTAAAGCACAAGATTTATTAGGTTTTGAATAGAAAAATCCTGCACAAGGCAGGATTTTAACACAACTAAAATTTAAAAATTTGCATATTAATATGCGTCTTCATGAACCATTTTTATAGCCCTTCCGCTTGGCTCATTTTGGTTTTTGAAACTTTCGTCCCATGCAAGAGCAGTTGGTGTACTACATGCAATTGAAGGAACTGAGGGAACTGTTAATGCCGCGGTTTCACTTGGGAAATGCTCCTCAAATATTGAGCGGTAATAATATTCTTCTTTTGCTCTTGGAGTTTGAATAGGGAATCTATGATGAGCACTATGCATCATTTCATCTGTAACTTCGGTTTCAACTAATTCTTTTAAAGTGTCAATCCAGTTGTAACCAACACCGTCAGAGAATTGCTCTTTTTGTCTCCAAGCAACGCTTTCTGGTAGATAGCTTTCAAAAGCTTTTCTTAAAACCCATTTTTCCATTCGTTCACCATTAATCATTTTATCTTCTGGGTTTATACGCATTGCCACATCCATAAATTCTTTGTCTAAGAAAGGAACTCTTCCTTCAATTCCCCAAGCCATTAAACTTTTGTTAGCTCTTAAACAATCGTATTGGTATAGTTTGTCTAGTTTACGTACAGTTTCTTTGTGGAATTCCTCTGCATCTGGAGCTTTGTGGAAGTATAAATATCCTCCAAAAATCTCATCAGCTCCTTCGCCTGATAATACCATTTTTATTCCCATTGATTTGATTACGCGTGCCATTAAATACATTGGAGTAGAAGCTCTAATGGTTGTAATATCATAGGTTTCAAGGTTGTAAATAACATCTCTAATTGCATCTAATCCTTCCTGGATTGTAAATGTAATTTCATGATGAATTGTTCCAATATGATCTGAAACTTTCTTAGCAGCTGCTAAATCTGGTGAACCTTCTAATCCGATTGAGAACGAGTGTAATTGTGGGTACCATGCTTCCTCTTCATCTCCGCTTTCAATTCTTTTTGAAGCGTATTTCTTTGCAATTGCAGAAGTAATAGAAGAATCTAATCCACCTGATAATAAAACACCATAAGGTACGTCACTCATTAATTGTCTGTGAACTGCAGCCTCGAGTGCATCACGCAATTCATCTATGCTAGTTTGGTTTTCTCTAACCGCTTCATGATCCATCCAGTCTCTAGAATACCAACGCTGTAATCCGTGTTCTCTTGTGTAGTAATGTCCTGGAGGAAAAACTTCAATTTTATTACAAAATCCTTCTAAAGCTTTTAGTTCAGAGGCAACATAGAATGTTCCTTTTTTGTCCCAACCCATGTATAAAGGAATAATTCCCATATGGTCACGAGCAACTAAGTATTCATCAGTTTTAGCGTCGTAAACTGCGAAACCAAAAATTCCGTTTAAGTCATCTAAAAACTCTTCACCTTTTTCTTGATATAAAGCTAGAATTACTTCACAGTCAGATTTAGTTTGAAAATCATATTTTCCTTCAAACTGTTCTCTTAATTCTTGGTGATTATATATTTCTCCATTTGCAGCTAATACAAATCTTCTGTCTTTACTAAATAAAGGTTGTTGTCCAGATGTTGGATCAACTATGGCAAGTCTTTCATGAGCCATAATTGTTTTATCATCACTATAAACTCCACTCCAATCCGGACCTCTATGACGAATTTTTTTCGCCATTTCTAGTAGTTGAGGTCTTAACGACTCAGACTTTTCTTTTAAATCAAACGCACATACAATTCCACACATAATATATAGTAATTTTTAATTTCTTGTTGTTTTAATTATGGTTCAAATTACCTGAATATACTTTTTTATAAAAACCAAAAAGTTTATTTTAATTTCATATTGTAACTTTTAATTTGTTTTTAGTGTTTTATTGTAATTTTATAAGTCGATTTGTGTGATTTGAATTAATATTTGATATTTTTTGATAATATTTTAGTTGTAATTTGTAAGAATATTCTAAAAACAAAAGACTTCAATGAAACTTCTAAATAAATATATGCTGCTTATATCTGTTGTGTTTATGTCGTGTGCATCGGGTACTCAAGAAATTGAACTTTCTATTCGATATAATCAAATAGGATATACTGCAAATAGACCAAAATTAATTTCGGTCGTTTCTAATAATGAGTTTGATAAAGTCTCATATATAATCAAGGATGCTTCAGGAAAGGAAATTATGTCTGGAGAAACAGGTAAAGGTTTGTTGTGGAATGATTCTGGAGAGTATGTTTCAATACTTGATGTTAGTTCAATAAATAATGAAGGAGAATATGAAGTTTTAATTGGAGAAAACAAGGTAAGATTTAAAGTGCTAAATAACCCTTTTAGTGATTTATCCCAGGCGTTGTTCAAGTATTATTATTTAAATCGTTGTTCAATTGAATTAGAAGAAAAGTACGCTGGTCAATGGAAAAGACCTGCTGGTTTGAATGATGATAGAGTGAAAATTCATAGTTCAGCTGCTACAAAAGAAAGGCCTGAAGGAACCATTATTTCGGGTTCCAAAGGTTGGTTTGATGCAGGTGATTATAACAAGTATGTTTCAAATAGCGGAATTAGTACTTATACTTTATTAAGTGCTTTTGAGAATTATAGTGAGTATTACGGTTCTAAAGAATTTAATATTCCTGAATCAGGAAATAATCTTCCCGACGTTTTAGATGAAGTTATATGGAATTTAGACTGGATGTTGTCTATGCAAGATCCGTTCGATGGTGGAGTATATCATAAACTTACAGGATTAAAGTTTTCGGGAGCAATTATGCCACATGAATATGATTTAGAAAGATATGTAGTTAAAAAAAGTACTTCTGCTGCTCTGAATTTGGCGGCAGTAGCGGCAATTGCGTCAAGAGTTTTTTCACAGTTTGAGACTAAAAAAGACTATTCAGTGAAACTTTTGGAAGCATCTAAAAAGGCCTATGAATGGGCGAAGAAACATCCCGAGGATTATTTTAGAAACCCTGAAGGAGTTAGAACGGGACAATATGAAGATGATGATTTATTTGGTGAATTTCAATGGGCGGCTGTGGAATTGTTAATTACAACTAAAGATAAAAGTTATAGTAAAGATATTCAGATTGATAAAATATCTAACGAAGTTCCTTGGTGGCAAGATGCAAGTGCGTTGTCATTATATTCAATTACAAAACATAGCGCGAGTATAGAAAAGTTTATTGATGTGAATTTGGCGAAGAAGAAATTTTTAGATCAAGCTTCTGAGTTAAAAAATAGAATTGAAACCGAACCAATGCGAGTAGCTATGAAAGGTAAAGATTATGTTTGGGGTAGCAATGGTGTAGCAGGGAATCAGTTAATGTATTTAATAAAGGCATATGAGGTTACCAACAATGTTGACTATTTAAATGCAGTATTTGTTGGGTTAGATTATTTTTTAGGTAGAAATGGGATTGGAACAACTTATATTACTGGACAGGGAATAATGTCTCCAAAATTTCCACATCATAGGACTTCCGAAGCCGATAAAATTATAGAACCAGTGCCGGGAATGGTGGTTGGTGGGCCACAACCTGGGCAGCAAGATAAGTGTGAATATT
This genomic window from Tenacibaculum sp. 190524A05c contains:
- a CDS encoding LA_2272 family surface repeat-containing protein translates to MKRIILISTLLCFCISHSQKRKIRPLLWTHHSDNTDIYGVSVGLYPSDLEYQTTYSRTFGVRIAASPISLLHIFGGKPSQGNSTHKTYGINFSTGSLIKMDVHGVSGTVITNNLNKMNGISVSILSNQIENANGIIAAFGGNGVVQGNGIMIGGPWSNTAKDFNGIQISFQNDIIEYGTGIQIGLFNNAKRFNGIQIGLWNKINGKGFPFINWDF
- a CDS encoding glycoside hydrolase family 9 protein; this translates as MKLLNKYMLLISVVFMSCASGTQEIELSIRYNQIGYTANRPKLISVVSNNEFDKVSYIIKDASGKEIMSGETGKGLLWNDSGEYVSILDVSSINNEGEYEVLIGENKVRFKVLNNPFSDLSQALFKYYYLNRCSIELEEKYAGQWKRPAGLNDDRVKIHSSAATKERPEGTIISGSKGWFDAGDYNKYVSNSGISTYTLLSAFENYSEYYGSKEFNIPESGNNLPDVLDEVIWNLDWMLSMQDPFDGGVYHKLTGLKFSGAIMPHEYDLERYVVKKSTSAALNLAAVAAIASRVFSQFETKKDYSVKLLEASKKAYEWAKKHPEDYFRNPEGVRTGQYEDDDLFGEFQWAAVELLITTKDKSYSKDIQIDKISNEVPWWQDASALSLYSITKHSASIEKFIDVNLAKKKFLDQASELKNRIETEPMRVAMKGKDYVWGSNGVAGNQLMYLIKAYEVTNNVDYLNAVFVGLDYFLGRNGIGTTYITGQGIMSPKFPHHRTSEADKIIEPVPGMVVGGPQPGQQDKCEYFSKMPSKSYSDTWCSYASNEVTINWNAPLVYVVNALQYNQTKNFK
- the asnB gene encoding asparagine synthase B, translated to MCGIVCAFDLKEKSESLRPQLLEMAKKIRHRGPDWSGVYSDDKTIMAHERLAIVDPTSGQQPLFSKDRRFVLAANGEIYNHQELREQFEGKYDFQTKSDCEVILALYQEKGEEFLDDLNGIFGFAVYDAKTDEYLVARDHMGIIPLYMGWDKKGTFYVASELKALEGFCNKIEVFPPGHYYTREHGLQRWYSRDWMDHEAVRENQTSIDELRDALEAAVHRQLMSDVPYGVLLSGGLDSSITSAIAKKYASKRIESGDEEEAWYPQLHSFSIGLEGSPDLAAAKKVSDHIGTIHHEITFTIQEGLDAIRDVIYNLETYDITTIRASTPMYLMARVIKSMGIKMVLSGEGADEIFGGYLYFHKAPDAEEFHKETVRKLDKLYQYDCLRANKSLMAWGIEGRVPFLDKEFMDVAMRINPEDKMINGERMEKWVLRKAFESYLPESVAWRQKEQFSDGVGYNWIDTLKELVETEVTDEMMHSAHHRFPIQTPRAKEEYYYRSIFEEHFPSETAALTVPSVPSIACSTPTALAWDESFKNQNEPSGRAIKMVHEDAY